In one window of Gymnogyps californianus isolate 813 chromosome 7, ASM1813914v2, whole genome shotgun sequence DNA:
- the SLC38A11 gene encoding putative sodium-coupled neutral amino acid transporter 11: MKEAGFPLGVLLLFGVAYITDYSIILLIKGGNLSSTNTYQELVRKTYGLVGYLILSTLQFLYPFIAMISYNIITGDTLTKVFQRIPGVGPDNVLTDRHFIILLTTIIFTLPISLYRDIAKLGKVSLISLILTIVILIIVMVRTVTLSPQVPKSENAWIFAKSNAVQAIGVMSFAFICNHNSFLIYGSLEEPTLKNWSRVTHVSVSLAVFISVVFAACGYMTFTGYTEGDIFENYCRDDNLATFGRFCYGVTVILTFPLECFVTREVIANVFFHGNLSTVFHIVVTVVIIAVATGVSLVYDCLGIVLELNGVLSATPLVFIIPTACYLRLSKERWNHSDNLISCLLLAVGVLVVTVGFVLTILHPQECSHGKEMFYCFPSNVSFHNSTLPP; this comes from the exons ATGAAGGAAGCTGGTTTTCCACTAGGAGTACTGCTTTTATTTGGGGTTGCCTATATCACAG ATTATTCCATTATATTACTGATCAAAGGAGGAAACCTCTCCAGTACCAACACCTACCAGGAGCTGGTCAGAAAAACATATGGTCTTGTAGGTTATCTAATTCTTTCAACTCTTCAATTTTTATATCCATTTATTG ctaTGATCAGTTACAACATAATAACAGGAGACACTTTAACTAAGGTTTTTCAGAGAATACCTGGAG ttGGACCAGACAATGTGCTTACTGACCGTCACTTCATAATTCTTCTTACCACCATCATCTTTACCTTGCCTATATCTTTATATCGAGACATAGCAAAACTGGGAAAG GTATCTcttatttctctgattttaaCCATTGTCATCCTGATTATTGTGATGGTGAGAACAGTAACATTAAGTCCACAAGT ACCCAAATCAGAAAATGCATGGATATTTGCAAAATCAAATGCAGTACAAGCCATTGGGGTGATGTCATTtg CATTCATCTGCAACCATAACAGCTTTTTAATATATGGGTCTCTGGAAGAACCCACATTAAAGAACTGGTCTCGAGTCACACATGTGTCTGTCTCACTCGCTGTTTTTATCAGTGTAGTGTTTGCTGCATGTGGATATATGACTTTTACAGGATACACAGAAG GAGATATATTTGAAAACTACTGTAGAGATGACAACCTTGCTACGTTTGGAAGGTTTTGTTATGGAGTTACTGTAATTCTGACGTTCCCCCTTGAATGTTTTGTGACCAGAGAG GTGATTGCCAATGTGTTTTTCCATGGGAACCTCTCAACAGTTTTCCATATTGTTGTGACAGTAGTTATCATTGCTGTGGCGACTGGTGTATCATTAGTGTATGATTGCCTTGGAATAGTTTTAGAGCTGAAT GGAGTTCTGAGTGCTACCCCACTTGTTTTTATCATCCCAACAGCGTGTTATCTAAGGCTGTCCAAAGAGCGATGGAACCATTCAGATAACCTCATATCCTGCCTCCTTCTTGCTGTCGGTGTGCTAGTGGTGACAGTTGGGTTTGTTTTGACTATCTTGCATCCCCAGGAATGTagccatggaaaagaaatgttctaCTGCTTCCCTagtaatgtttcttttcacaACAGTACACTTCCACCATAG